One Pecten maximus chromosome 16, xPecMax1.1, whole genome shotgun sequence DNA window includes the following coding sequences:
- the LOC117344889 gene encoding uncharacterized protein LOC117344889 — protein sequence MRSGGRKGKSKATLPTHNVNKPAMSATGKSGRSFPLSPYMVLMSLLFWTFIAYLSFKGFQYLAVHRTINDDDLDGFCDAVFSKTYSENVKFVNSYPKGEAGPYISRIGSQKYADTFQGEEALKELTKIPPIVTAITSHDFWIFQGLIKQISEGNKKGMDLHLVVFDIGLYASELDLMKKQCNCDVRKFDVSVYPLHVADINNKAYRPIIIQLMLEEFGSAIWMDPDTRLQSVSDLTMLKYRGARNFFLWETSVFTGLISYTSPEMFKFLDERRCAFIDYGMMDTKTMVFYRTNQTWTGVMKPWLKCALNKDCISPPNARNSECFHYRRPKWTGCHWYDQSAFSIIVNRVFQFSTHPDQYSVPRFTWHKDVEVVYYFPEQPWTYKQLVAMALSPFICCGIIWFLYLKRKRGSDPLLPNKSYYKKR from the exons ATGAGATCAGGAGGAAGGAAAGGGAAGTCCAAGGCAACACTGCCTACCCACAATGTCAATAAACCTGCCATGTCGGCCACGGGAAAATCGGGCCGCTCCTTCCCTCTCTCACCGTACATGGTACTGATGTCATTGCTGTTCTGGACGTTCATCGCCTACTTGTCTTTCAAAGGTTTTCAATACCTCGCTGTACACCGCACCATCAACGACGATGACCTGGATGGCTTTTGCGATGCCGTGTTCAGTAAAACATATTCCGAAAACGTTAAGTTTGTCAATTCATACCCTAAAGGAGAGGCAGGACCGTATATCAGTCGAATTGGCTCCCAAAAATATGCAGACACCTTTCAAGGGGAGGAAGCTTTAAAGGAACTGACGAAGATCCCACCTATTGTGACAGCTATTACGTCACATGACTTCTGGATATTCCAGGGCCTTATCAAGCAGATCTCGGAGGGAAATAAGAAGGGTATGGACCTACACCTGGTTGTTTTTGATATCGGTCTATATGCCTCGGAGCTCgacctg ATGAAGAAACAATGTAATTGTGATGTGAGGAAGTTTGATGTCAGTGTTTACCCGCTACATGTAGCGGATATCAACAACAAAGCCTACCGCCCTATCATAATCCAG TTGATGCTGGAAGAATTTGGTTCTGCCATCTGGATGGATCCGGACACCCGTCTGCAGTCCGTGTCCGACCTGACTATGTTGAAGTACCGCGGAGCTCGTAACTTCTTTCTGTGGGAGACCAGTGTATTCACCGGCCTCATTAGTTACACCAGTCCGGAAATGTTTAAATTTCTGGATGAGAGGAGATGTGCGTTCATTGACTATGGTATGATGGACACGAAGACAATGGTGTTTTACCGTACAAACCAAACTTGGACGGGGGTGATGAAACCATGGTTGAAATGTGCCTTAAATAAAGACTGTATCTCCCCACCCAATGCTCGGAACAGCGAGTGTTTTCATTACAGAAGGCCGAAATGGACAGGCTGCCATTGGTACGACCAATCAGCATTTAGCATCATCGTGAATCGTGTATTCCAGTTTAGTACTCATCCAGACCAGTATTCAGTTCCGCGGTTCACATGGCACAAAGATGTAGAGGTTGTGTATTACTTTCCTGAGCAACCCTGGACTTACAAACAGCTGGTAGCCATGGCATTATCACCATTTATATGCTGTGGAATAATCTGGTTTTTGTATTTGAAAAGAAAGAGGGGATCCGACCCTCTTCTACCAAATAAGTCTTATTATAAGAAGCGGTAA